A part of Penaeus vannamei isolate JL-2024 chromosome 1, ASM4276789v1, whole genome shotgun sequence genomic DNA contains:
- the tsr gene encoding cofilin/actin-depolymerizing factor homolog isoform X2: protein MASGVQVADACTQAFLDIKKNKKYRYIIFHIKDEKVIDIEKYGDRDSSYDDYLKHLEELGPDQCRYGLYDFEYEHQCQGTSDRTPKQKLFLMSWCPDTAKIKKKMLYSSSFDALKSACEGIGKYIQATDMAEASYECVLEKLRSTDRA, encoded by the exons ATG gcTTCCGGAGTACAAGTAGCAGATGCATGCACACAGGCCTTtctcgatataaaaaaaaacaagaaatataggtACATCATATTCCACATTAAAGATGAGAAAGTTATAGATATTGAAAAG TATGGTGACAGAGATAGTTCCTATGATGACTACTTGAAACATCTGGAAGAGTTGGGCCCTGACCAGTGCCGCTATGGTCTATATGACTTCGAGTATGAGCACCAGTGCCAGGGAACATCAGAT CGCACACCAAAGCAGAAGCTGTTCCTGATGTCCTGGTGCCCAGACACTGccaagattaagaagaaaatgcTTTACTCTTCAAGCTTTGATGCCCTCAAAAGTGCATGTGAAGGCATTGGCAAATATATCCAG GCCACGGATATGGCTGAAGCATCATACGAGTGTGTGTTGGAGAAACTGCGTTCTACTGACCGTGCCTAA
- the tsr gene encoding cofilin/actin-depolymerizing factor homolog isoform X1, translating into MFRFFTPISASGVQVADACTQAFLDIKKNKKYRYIIFHIKDEKVIDIEKYGDRDSSYDDYLKHLEELGPDQCRYGLYDFEYEHQCQGTSDRTPKQKLFLMSWCPDTAKIKKKMLYSSSFDALKSACEGIGKYIQATDMAEASYECVLEKLRSTDRA; encoded by the exons ATGTTTCGTTTTTTCACTCCCATTTCC gcTTCCGGAGTACAAGTAGCAGATGCATGCACACAGGCCTTtctcgatataaaaaaaaacaagaaatataggtACATCATATTCCACATTAAAGATGAGAAAGTTATAGATATTGAAAAG TATGGTGACAGAGATAGTTCCTATGATGACTACTTGAAACATCTGGAAGAGTTGGGCCCTGACCAGTGCCGCTATGGTCTATATGACTTCGAGTATGAGCACCAGTGCCAGGGAACATCAGAT CGCACACCAAAGCAGAAGCTGTTCCTGATGTCCTGGTGCCCAGACACTGccaagattaagaagaaaatgcTTTACTCTTCAAGCTTTGATGCCCTCAAAAGTGCATGTGAAGGCATTGGCAAATATATCCAG GCCACGGATATGGCTGAAGCATCATACGAGTGTGTGTTGGAGAAACTGCGTTCTACTGACCGTGCCTAA